DNA from Hwangdonia lutea:
CCGAAATTTATATTGAAAACTGCATTATTGTCTTTTATTAAATAGATGGGAACCGAATCGAAATTTACAAAATTCTTTAATTTAACTTCCGAAAGATAACCGCCTTTATTGCTAAATTTTAGAGCCAATAAATCGCTTTCAACAACAGTTTCACCATCAGACACTTTAGCTGCAGAATATGCAAAAGCTCCTAATTTATTCTGTAGATTGATTAATTTTAAAGAATCTGAAACCGTTGGTGTTGCAAAATCTTCAGCAGTTGTTACCTTGGTTTCATCTAATGATTCTTTAGCCTTTTTTTCAGCTTCAATTTGTTCCTGTTTTGCTTTTTCCTGCGCTTCTAGCTCTTCTGGTGTTGGTTGGTTCTGCCAAAGCCAAAATATCATTATTCCAAAAATAAGCACGAAACCTATTACCGAATTAAGGTCTATTTTTTTTTCTTCCATGTAATCAAATTTTAGACCTGAGAGGTTCAATTAACCTGTCAGGTCTTTATAAATTTATCTAATCAATAAACTATCCAATTTTAACTTTGTGCCATACTGACACCCTTTTTTCTTTTGTGATTGTTTAGCGCTGCCTTAACAAAGGCCACGAACAATGGGTGCGGATTTGCCACCGTACTTTTGTATTCTGGGTGATATTGCACACCCACAAACCAAGGATGTTCCGGGATTTCAACAATCTCCACCAAGCCCGTTTCTGGGTTTAATCCCGTGGCAACCATACCCGCTTCTTCGATTTGCGATTTATAGTTGCTGTTAAATTCGTAACGATGTCTGTGACGCTCGTTAATGGTTTCAGCTTTGTAAATATCCCTAACTTTACTGCCTATTTTTAAATCGCATGCCCATGCGCCTAAACGCATGGTACCGCCTTTATCGGTAATGTTCTTCTGCTCTTCCATTAAATCGATAACTGGGTTTTTGGTAGCAGCGTTCATTTCGGTAGAATCGGCATCTGCAATGTTTAAAACATGCCGTGCAAATTCAATAACCGCCATTTGCATACCCAAACAGATACCAAAAAATGGTATATTGTTTTCGCGGACATACTTAACGGCATCAATTTTACCTTCAATACCGCGTTCGCCAAAACCTGGCGCTACCAAAACACCATCTAAATGCGATAGTTTTAATTTGGCATTATCGCTATTGATGTATTCGGAATGAACCGATTCGATATTCACTTTTACTTCATTTTCAGCACCCGCGTGGATAAAAGCCTCTAAAATAGATTTATACGAATCTTGTAACTCGACATATTTACCGATTAGCCCAATGGTTATTTCGGACTTAGGGTTTTTATGGCGTGCTAAAAACTGATTCCATTTTGTAATATTCGGCGTTGTGCTTTTTAAAGCTAATTTTTTAAGAACTACCTTATCCAAACCTTGCTCCAGCATTAAATTTGGTACATCGTAAATGGTTGATGCATCAATAGATTGAATCACGGCTTCTTCACGCACATTACAGAATAATGCCAATTTACGACGTAAATCTTCGGGTAAATCGTGCTCTGTTCTGCACACTAAAATATCGGCTTGTATACCGCTTTCCATCAACGTTTTTACACTGTGTTGGGTTGGTTTGGTTTTTAACTCGCCCGCAGCGGATAAATATGGTACGAGGGTTAAATGAATAACAATACCATTATCTTCACCCAAATCCCATCGTAATTGACGCACCGCTTCAATGTATGGCAAGGATTCGATATCGCCGACCGTTCCACCAATTTCCGTAATTACAATATCGTATTCGCCAGAGTTCCCTAAAAGCTGTACGCGGTGTTTTATCTCGTCTGTAATATGAGGAACAACCTGTACCGTTTTTCCTAAAAATTCGCCTCTGCGTTCTTTTTGAATTACGCTTTGGTAAATTCTGCCCGTAGTAACATTATTGGCTTGACTTGTTGGTATGTTTAAAAAACGCTCGTAGTGTCCTAAATCCAAATCGGTTTCTGCACCATCTTCGGTCACGTAACACTCTCCGTGCTCGTATGGATTTAAAGTTCCAGGATCGACATTAATGTATGGGTCTAATTTTTGAATGGCTACTCTATACCCTTGTGCCTGTAATAGTTTAGCCAAAGATGCAGCAATTATGCCTTTTCCAAGAGATGATGTAACACCACCGGTAACGAATATGTATTTTGTTGTAGTTGTCATGTTGCGCTTTTAAACGCAGGCAAATTTACAAAATTAAAATAGTTATTGACGAATTGTTTTTTAGTTATTTAAAGGGTAGTTGTTAACAATATGATTCTGGTTATTTTAGGTCAGTTTTTATGGCCTAAAACAAAAAAAATCCAGCAAAACGCTGGATTTTCTATATCAATAAAATTTTAATTATCTAATTATTCACAACCAACCTAAAACCTTCTCCGTGAATGTTTAGTATTTCTACCTTATCGTCTAGCTTTAAATACTTGCGCAGTTTTGCAATATAAACATCCATACTACGCGAGGTAAAGTAATTATCGTCGCGCCAAATTTTGGTAAGTGCTAATTCCCGTGGCATTAAATCGTTTTCGTGTAGGGCCAACAAACGCAGCAATTCGTTTTCTTTGGGTGATAGTTTAATGGGGTCGCCGCCATTATAGCGCAAAAATCGTAATTTAGAATTTAGGTCGAAATTTCCAATTTTAAATTCAAATTGTTTGCTGTCAGAAATGGTTTCGGTGGCTTTACGTTGCATGATTGCTTTTATTTTCATTAAAAGCACTTCGCTATCAAAAGGTTTGTTTAAATAATCGTCTGCCCCAACTTTATAGCCTTTTAAAACGTCTTCTTTCATAGCCTTTGCCGTTAGGAAAACTATAGGAACATCGGTGTTTTTTTCGCGAATTTCCTTGGCTAAGGTAAAGCCATCTTTATACGGCATCATAACGTCGAGAATGCACAAATCGAAATCGTCTTTCTTAAACTTTTCGAAGCCTTCCATACCGTTTTTAGCATGAACCACATCGTAATCATTCATCATTAAATAATCCTTAAGAACCGTACCGAAATTGGGGTCGTCCTCTACTAATAAAATTCTCTTTTTTTGCTCTTCCATGTTTATGTTATTATAGGTAGCTTAATTATAAATGTGCTTCCTTTTCCTTTTTCACTTTCAACCGTTACATAACCTTGATGGTCATCAACGATTCGTTTTACATATGCCAAGCCTAATCCGTGGCCTTTAACATTATGTATGTTTCCGGTGTGCTCTCTATAAAACTTTTCGAACACACGTTTTAGGGCGGCTTTACTCATGCCGCTGCCATAATCTTTTATTTTTAATAAAATATTGGTTCCAATATTTTCTGTATATACTTCAATTTTTAACTTATCTGGAGAATACTTAATGGCATTATCCAGTATGTTTACTATAACATTGGTAAAATGCATTTCGCTTGCTAAAACCGATGATTTTTCGGCATCAAAATGCGTCGTAATCGTTCCATTTCTATCCTCAATTAAAAGTTGCACATGCGTTATGGCATCTTCTATTAGGTCGTGCAACTCCACTCTATCCTTACTAATGTTAAGCTCGTTTTTTTCTAGTTTAGATATTCTTAAAACGTTTTCAACCTGCGCATGCATACGCTTGTTTTCCTCCTTAATCATGTTAAGATAGCGAATTACTTTCTCTTTATCTTCTATAATTTTGGGGTTTCTTATAGAGTCTAAAGCTAAATTAATGGTTGCTATCGGTGTTTTAAACTCATGCGTCATATTATTGATGAAATCCGTTTTAATTTCGGATATTTTACGCTGCTTAACCAATTGGTACAAAGCACTTGAATATGCCAAAATAATAATAGACGTGAATATTATCGACAGAAATATCATGCCCATAATTGATGATAAAATAAACTTTTCATCATCTGGAAAATTCACTAAAA
Protein-coding regions in this window:
- a CDS encoding CTP synthase produces the protein MTTTTKYIFVTGGVTSSLGKGIIAASLAKLLQAQGYRVAIQKLDPYINVDPGTLNPYEHGECYVTEDGAETDLDLGHYERFLNIPTSQANNVTTGRIYQSVIQKERRGEFLGKTVQVVPHITDEIKHRVQLLGNSGEYDIVITEIGGTVGDIESLPYIEAVRQLRWDLGEDNGIVIHLTLVPYLSAAGELKTKPTQHSVKTLMESGIQADILVCRTEHDLPEDLRRKLALFCNVREEAVIQSIDASTIYDVPNLMLEQGLDKVVLKKLALKSTTPNITKWNQFLARHKNPKSEITIGLIGKYVELQDSYKSILEAFIHAGAENEVKVNIESVHSEYINSDNAKLKLSHLDGVLVAPGFGERGIEGKIDAVKYVRENNIPFFGICLGMQMAVIEFARHVLNIADADSTEMNAATKNPVIDLMEEQKNITDKGGTMRLGAWACDLKIGSKVRDIYKAETINERHRHRYEFNSNYKSQIEEAGMVATGLNPETGLVEIVEIPEHPWFVGVQYHPEYKSTVANPHPLFVAFVKAALNNHKRKKGVSMAQS
- a CDS encoding response regulator transcription factor: MEEQKKRILLVEDDPNFGTVLKDYLMMNDYDVVHAKNGMEGFEKFKKDDFDLCILDVMMPYKDGFTLAKEIREKNTDVPIVFLTAKAMKEDVLKGYKVGADDYLNKPFDSEVLLMKIKAIMQRKATETISDSKQFEFKIGNFDLNSKLRFLRYNGGDPIKLSPKENELLRLLALHENDLMPRELALTKIWRDDNYFTSRSMDVYIAKLRKYLKLDDKVEILNIHGEGFRLVVNN
- a CDS encoding sensor histidine kinase, encoding MSKKIFILLVLLMSMSLIGIIFVQAYYIKDSVDNEKKRFKSSVTSALYAVSNKIGDDEFERHFRRYQKLDKEKKSDSAAVSQLFIYQQNNNTKETLIYRSGVLEENYKLSSSLFDIGLDSINVQNIIGRSQIEVYNDTDFSDKDISQSPILNIIQSGSIAEAQKSSLEKSFKAMLSRQPVHKRVAADEIKKLLASKLQADNIDIDFEFAIYSNGLATKVHSEGFEKKDASTLSVPIFPNENNQSSYKLLVNFPDDEKFILSSIMGMIFLSIIFTSIIILAYSSALYQLVKQRKISEIKTDFINNMTHEFKTPIATINLALDSIRNPKIIEDKEKVIRYLNMIKEENKRMHAQVENVLRISKLEKNELNISKDRVELHDLIEDAITHVQLLIEDRNGTITTHFDAEKSSVLASEMHFTNVIVNILDNAIKYSPDKLKIEVYTENIGTNILLKIKDYGSGMSKAALKRVFEKFYREHTGNIHNVKGHGLGLAYVKRIVDDHQGYVTVESEKGKGSTFIIKLPIIT